A genome region from Acidobacteriota bacterium includes the following:
- a CDS encoding metallophosphoesterase family protein gives MANRIPEDQERRRQRAAERAKLTRHRGLATWGEKLVPLGEFRDAVEQAGHRLSPEQRQEAVHGYRAAQPTAISVEGPWSRIAVFGGVYNNHQALAAVLEEATRRGAEAIYCLGDLGGFGPSPEKVWPLLEQGAVRTIQGNYEESLASGREDCNCGYTDPRDNHFARISYGYTDQNCSAEFKAWMGELPLQRRVRVGCRELLLVHGSPRRINEFLFASSAPAAFLEVLLDQNACDGLLCTHTGLHWHRRLPSGRDAINVGVIGRPANDGDSRVWFAMLEERSGDLEVELVPLVYDHQALAQEMRREELPEEFVETILTGWWTTCLEILPPRERASSKH, from the coding sequence ATGGCGAATCGCATTCCCGAAGACCAGGAACGGCGCCGGCAGCGCGCCGCCGAGCGCGCCAAGCTGACCCGTCACCGGGGCCTGGCGACCTGGGGCGAGAAGCTGGTGCCCCTCGGCGAGTTTCGCGATGCCGTCGAGCAAGCCGGTCACCGCCTGTCGCCGGAACAGCGCCAAGAAGCGGTGCACGGTTATCGCGCCGCTCAGCCGACGGCGATTTCGGTCGAAGGGCCGTGGAGCCGAATCGCCGTCTTCGGCGGCGTCTACAACAATCATCAGGCCCTGGCGGCGGTCCTCGAGGAGGCCACCCGGCGCGGTGCCGAAGCGATCTACTGCCTGGGCGATCTGGGCGGCTTCGGGCCGAGCCCGGAAAAGGTCTGGCCGCTGCTCGAGCAAGGTGCCGTGCGCACCATCCAGGGCAATTACGAAGAGTCTCTGGCCAGTGGCCGCGAGGACTGCAACTGCGGCTACACGGATCCGCGCGACAACCACTTTGCGCGCATTTCCTACGGCTACACGGACCAGAACTGCTCGGCCGAGTTCAAGGCCTGGATGGGTGAGCTGCCGCTCCAGCGGCGGGTTCGGGTCGGCTGCCGCGAGCTGCTGCTGGTGCACGGCTCGCCGCGGCGCATCAACGAGTTCCTGTTCGCCTCGTCGGCGCCGGCAGCGTTTCTCGAAGTCCTGCTCGACCAGAACGCCTGCGACGGTTTGCTCTGCACCCACACCGGCCTGCACTGGCATCGCCGGCTGCCGTCGGGCCGCGATGCGATCAATGTCGGCGTGATCGGTCGACCCGCCAACGATGGCGATTCGCGAGTCTGGTTCGCCATGCTGGAGGAGCGCTCCGGCGACCTCGAGGTCGAGCTGGTGCCGCTCGTCTACGACCACCAGGCCCTGGCGCAGGAGATGCGCCGCGAAGAGCTGCCGGAGGAGTTCGTCGAGACCATCCTGACGGGATGGTGGACGACCTGCCTGGAGATTCTGCCGCCGCGGGAGCGGGCGTCCTCGAAACACTGA
- a CDS encoding radical SAM protein, with the protein MTESAYPQDGLPAPEVHLTALDTLWFQVSGTVCNLACSHCFISCSPTNKTHQMMSLEKVQGYLDEAALLGVKEFYFTGGEPFLNPQMEAILEAALAVGPASVLTNGLLLDEGRCQRLKGLQDGSEYSLDVRVSLDGYDAATNDAIRGVGTFDRVLAAVRRLLDVGLNPVLTVTEVYGDSGTEAGKARFFELLRGLGADKPRLKVLPVFQIGSEAERGGAYESWQKLRGIDAPDGSWEHLQCSACRMVTDHGVWVCPILVNEPEGKMGERLADTLDTFPLEHPACWTCHVFGVSCRT; encoded by the coding sequence ATGACCGAGTCTGCTTATCCACAAGACGGCCTGCCGGCGCCGGAAGTCCACCTGACGGCGCTCGACACGCTTTGGTTCCAAGTTTCCGGCACGGTCTGCAACCTGGCCTGTAGTCACTGCTTCATCTCTTGCTCGCCGACCAACAAGACCCACCAGATGATGTCCCTCGAGAAGGTGCAGGGCTACCTCGACGAGGCGGCGCTGCTGGGGGTCAAGGAGTTCTACTTCACCGGCGGCGAGCCGTTCCTGAACCCGCAGATGGAGGCCATCCTGGAAGCCGCCCTGGCGGTGGGGCCGGCCAGCGTGCTGACCAACGGCCTGCTCCTCGACGAGGGCCGCTGCCAGCGGCTGAAGGGCCTACAGGACGGCTCCGAATACTCCCTCGACGTGCGCGTTTCCCTCGATGGCTACGACGCCGCGACCAACGACGCGATTCGCGGCGTGGGCACCTTCGATCGCGTTCTCGCGGCGGTGCGCCGGCTGCTCGACGTCGGCCTCAATCCGGTCCTGACGGTCACCGAGGTCTACGGCGACTCGGGCACCGAGGCGGGCAAGGCGCGCTTTTTCGAGCTGCTGCGCGGGTTGGGAGCCGACAAGCCTCGCCTCAAGGTGCTGCCGGTGTTTCAGATCGGCTCCGAAGCGGAGCGCGGCGGCGCCTACGAGAGCTGGCAGAAGCTGCGCGGCATCGACGCCCCGGACGGAAGTTGGGAGCACCTGCAGTGCAGCGCCTGTCGCATGGTGACGGACCACGGCGTGTGGGTCTGCCCGATTCTGGTGAACGAGCCTGAGGGCAAGATGGGGGAACGCTTGGCGGATACCCTCGACACTTTCCCCCTCGAGCACCCGGCGTGCTGGACCTGCCACGTTTTCGGCGTCAGCTGCCGGACCTGA
- a CDS encoding DUF2064 domain-containing protein, whose product MHSRRSQPTLLVFTLGADREVDRRPLLPAPLRAREVELRRAWLAATLDIGRQLGCCLEVSTPAPLALGGDVRHRSQVGHDFGSRFAAAFAAALETSSGPVVAVGADSPAFGAGHLRRALALLASRPDRVVLGPSRDGGVYLIATATPVPGLAEEVRWCRRDTSRSLRQALEALGREVVELDPLHDVDGPADLQRWLGSRHFVADLAPLAVTLRRLLARWIRPACPRRLGRPLQAPVAFSLARAPPIPASASATI is encoded by the coding sequence ATGCACTCGCGCCGCTCCCAGCCCACGCTTCTCGTCTTCACCCTCGGCGCCGATCGCGAGGTCGATCGACGGCCTCTCCTGCCGGCGCCGTTGCGCGCCCGCGAGGTCGAGCTGCGGCGGGCCTGGCTGGCGGCGACCCTCGACATCGGGCGCCAGTTGGGCTGTTGTCTGGAGGTTTCGACACCGGCGCCGCTCGCCCTCGGCGGTGACGTTCGCCATCGGTCGCAGGTCGGTCACGACTTCGGCAGTCGCTTTGCGGCGGCTTTCGCTGCCGCCCTCGAGACCAGCTCGGGACCGGTGGTCGCCGTCGGTGCCGACTCGCCGGCATTCGGGGCCGGCCATCTGCGGCGGGCCCTGGCCTTGCTGGCCTCCCGTCCGGACCGGGTGGTGCTGGGGCCGAGCCGCGATGGTGGTGTCTACTTGATCGCCACCGCCACCCCCGTTCCCGGTCTTGCGGAAGAGGTTCGCTGGTGTCGCCGCGACACCTCGCGAAGTCTGCGCCAGGCCCTCGAGGCCCTCGGCCGCGAGGTGGTCGAGCTCGATCCGCTGCACGACGTCGACGGTCCGGCGGACCTTCAGCGCTGGCTCGGATCGCGCCACTTCGTCGCCGACCTCGCGCCTCTGGCGGTCACTCTGCGCCGCCTGCTGGCCCGGTGGATTCGCCCTGCTTGTCCGCGTCGTCTCGGCAGACCGCTGCAAGCCCCGGTCGCTTTCTCACTGGCCCGCGCCCCGCCGATCCCGGCGTCCGCCTCCGCCACGATCTGA
- a CDS encoding 3-oxoacyl-[acyl-carrier-protein] synthase III C-terminal domain-containing protein, with amino-acid sequence MRIAAVGKALPPHYYDQETLIAALREHWAQRHFNLGRLEQLHRNVLVGGRHLALPIDEYSKLERWGQANDAWIRVAQEVGEGAIRQALERAGLTVSDVGALITVSVTGIATPSLDARLVNRLGLPTNLRRIPIFGLGCVAGAAGIARAADYVKAYPEQVAVLLSVELCSLTLQREDLSIPNLIASGLFGDGAAAVVVRGADRGPTSNGSEGPEIVATRSVFYRDTERAMGWDISERGFAIVLSPQVPQLAREHLADDVDRFLADHGLRRSDIQSWVCHPGGPKVLAAIQAGLDLDEEDLAVTWRSLREVGNLSSTSVLLVLEETLANHRPAAGSYGVLLAMGPGFCSELVLLRW; translated from the coding sequence ATGAGGATCGCCGCCGTCGGCAAGGCCCTGCCGCCCCACTACTACGATCAAGAGACCCTGATCGCGGCGCTGCGCGAGCATTGGGCCCAGCGCCACTTCAATCTCGGCCGACTCGAGCAGCTCCACCGCAATGTCCTGGTCGGAGGCAGGCACCTCGCCCTGCCGATTGACGAGTACTCCAAGCTTGAGCGCTGGGGGCAGGCCAACGATGCCTGGATTCGAGTCGCCCAGGAGGTCGGCGAAGGCGCCATTCGTCAAGCCCTGGAGCGGGCCGGACTGACGGTGTCGGATGTCGGAGCCTTGATCACCGTGTCCGTCACCGGTATCGCCACGCCTTCCCTCGACGCCCGGCTGGTCAATCGTCTCGGTCTACCGACGAACCTCCGGAGGATCCCCATCTTCGGCCTCGGCTGCGTCGCCGGCGCCGCCGGCATCGCCCGCGCCGCCGATTACGTGAAGGCCTATCCCGAGCAGGTGGCGGTGCTGCTCTCGGTCGAGCTCTGCTCGCTCACCCTGCAACGGGAAGATCTGTCGATTCCCAACCTCATCGCCTCGGGGTTGTTCGGAGACGGCGCCGCCGCCGTGGTCGTGCGAGGCGCCGACCGTGGACCGACCTCGAACGGTAGCGAGGGCCCGGAGATCGTCGCCACCCGCTCGGTGTTCTACCGCGACACGGAACGGGCGATGGGCTGGGACATCTCGGAGCGCGGCTTCGCCATCGTTCTGTCGCCACAGGTGCCGCAACTCGCCCGCGAGCACCTCGCCGACGACGTCGATCGCTTTCTCGCCGATCACGGCTTGCGCCGAAGCGACATCCAGTCCTGGGTTTGTCATCCCGGCGGACCGAAGGTTCTGGCCGCCATTCAGGCCGGCCTCGATCTCGATGAAGAGGATCTCGCCGTCACCTGGCGCAGCCTGCGGGAAGTCGGCAATCTGTCCTCCACCTCGGTGCTCTTGGTGCTCGAGGAGACTCTCGCCAACCACCGGCCAGCGGCCGGCAGTTATGGCGTGCTGTTGGCCATGGGACCGGGGTTCTGCTCCGAGCTGGTGTTGCTGCGGTGGTGA
- a CDS encoding isoprenylcysteine carboxylmethyltransferase family protein, producing MIDSRGWFTLVVLAVALERLFELRLSRRHESALRARGGFEVGQSHYPWMVALHSSFLAAGPLEVWLLDRPFRPTLALVAGLAVAAAMGLRYWTVRTLGERWTTRVLVVPGEPLVAGGPFRYLRHPNYLAVVIEIAALPLIHGAWLTALGWSLANLFLLRTRIRVEEQALAETRLPEGAAR from the coding sequence GTGATCGACAGCCGAGGCTGGTTCACCTTGGTGGTCCTCGCGGTCGCTCTCGAGAGGCTTTTCGAGCTGCGCCTGTCGCGTCGCCACGAAAGCGCCCTGCGGGCTCGCGGCGGCTTCGAGGTCGGACAGTCCCACTACCCCTGGATGGTGGCCCTCCACAGCTCCTTCCTGGCCGCCGGCCCCCTCGAGGTCTGGCTCCTCGATCGGCCTTTTCGGCCGACTCTCGCCCTCGTCGCGGGTCTGGCCGTCGCCGCCGCCATGGGCCTGCGCTACTGGACCGTGCGCACCCTCGGCGAACGCTGGACGACCCGCGTCCTGGTGGTGCCCGGCGAACCGCTGGTCGCGGGCGGCCCGTTCCGCTACCTGCGCCATCCCAACTACCTGGCGGTGGTGATCGAGATCGCCGCCCTGCCGCTGATCCACGGCGCCTGGCTGACGGCCCTCGGCTGGAGCCTCGCCAACCTGTTCCTCCTGCGAACCCGTATCCGAGTCGAGGAGCAAGCCCTGGCGGAGACTCGCCTGCCCGAGGGAGCTGCCCGATGA
- a CDS encoding RNA polymerase sigma factor yields MIDPPATDEELFEVYAPLLLRYFRRNLGKRGTFEDTEDLTQLTLNSIIRSRDTFEGRSSFTTWVYSIAANKLKEFLRSGNTLKRRHDEVSLDLVFDEAEGVEDPHEDPERALQSREKIEQVERCLDQLSRRQREVVLLRSWGQSYSEIAKALGISRDAVKSHLSTGRQRLRRCLDAAESEPTDQDTD; encoded by the coding sequence GTGATCGACCCTCCCGCCACCGACGAAGAGCTCTTCGAGGTCTACGCCCCGCTGCTTTTGCGGTACTTCCGGCGCAATCTCGGCAAACGCGGAACCTTTGAAGATACTGAAGACCTCACCCAACTCACGCTAAACAGCATCATAAGAAGTAGGGACACATTCGAGGGTCGATCCAGCTTCACGACCTGGGTCTACTCGATCGCGGCCAACAAGCTCAAAGAGTTTCTGCGATCCGGGAACACCCTCAAACGTAGGCACGACGAGGTCTCCTTGGATCTCGTCTTCGACGAAGCGGAAGGGGTCGAAGATCCCCACGAAGACCCCGAAAGGGCGCTGCAAAGTCGCGAGAAGATCGAACAGGTAGAGCGCTGTCTCGATCAGCTCTCCAGAAGGCAGCGGGAAGTGGTGCTGCTCCGTAGCTGGGGGCAGAGCTACAGCGAGATCGCCAAGGCCCTCGGCATCTCCCGCGACGCGGTCAAGAGCCATCTCTCGACCGGCCGACAGCGACTGCGCCGTTGTCTCGATGCCGCGGAATCGGAGCCAACGGACCAGGACACGGACTGA
- a CDS encoding CHAT domain-containing protein — MTPSDEALIEKLRDQRVSLAQVRDALPSEKTLVVTLALGTERSFLWALTRDRFESFELPPRQQLSTVIKKAYEEIQEKQYRKPGTASTPALDELSKTLLADLVEREGDWLANVERWLIIPDGVSHYVPWAALPWTTENSPGSLIHNFQLTTFPSAPSWYQLQSQSKRRSKTPSLAVVGDPVLDSRLFESNEGAHDPIASKFPRLRYARLEGENIAELVEESKTFFRFEANRQRILEGLLANFGVIQFSTHAVLHRDPQRHGLWLSRFDEGGREVNGFLTDRDIRQLDLRADLVVLSGCETALGEETAVEGFLGMTQAFFQAGTARLVVSLWAVDDAATSVLMEDLHKAYWDHDLSASAALRDAQLGLLESDRFNAPFYWAGFVQQGRLD; from the coding sequence TTGACTCCTAGCGACGAGGCGCTGATCGAGAAGCTGCGTGATCAGCGAGTCAGTCTGGCGCAGGTTCGAGACGCGTTACCGAGCGAAAAGACACTTGTCGTCACCCTCGCCCTTGGAACAGAACGTAGCTTTCTCTGGGCTCTCACCCGCGACCGCTTCGAGAGCTTCGAGCTACCGCCCAGGCAGCAGCTCAGTACCGTCATCAAGAAGGCCTATGAAGAGATTCAGGAGAAGCAGTACCGCAAACCTGGCACCGCCTCGACACCGGCTCTCGACGAGCTCTCGAAGACTCTCCTGGCCGACCTCGTTGAACGGGAAGGAGACTGGCTCGCCAATGTCGAGCGATGGCTGATCATTCCCGACGGGGTCTCCCACTACGTTCCCTGGGCTGCACTCCCGTGGACAACAGAGAACTCGCCAGGCTCGTTGATTCACAACTTCCAACTGACGACTTTCCCATCAGCGCCGTCCTGGTACCAGTTGCAAAGCCAATCGAAACGCCGTTCCAAGACCCCATCCCTAGCGGTTGTCGGCGACCCTGTTTTGGACAGTCGACTCTTCGAGAGCAACGAAGGCGCGCACGATCCCATTGCGAGCAAATTCCCGCGCCTCCGCTACGCTCGGCTCGAGGGCGAGAACATCGCCGAACTCGTCGAGGAATCCAAAACCTTCTTCCGCTTCGAGGCAAACCGCCAGAGAATTCTCGAAGGTCTGCTCGCCAACTTCGGAGTCATCCAGTTCTCGACCCATGCCGTGCTTCATCGCGATCCGCAGCGCCACGGACTGTGGCTCTCGCGCTTTGACGAAGGTGGACGAGAGGTCAATGGATTCTTGACCGACCGCGACATTCGCCAGCTCGACCTCCGAGCCGACCTAGTGGTTCTCAGTGGCTGTGAGACCGCACTCGGCGAGGAGACAGCAGTCGAAGGATTCCTCGGGATGACCCAGGCCTTCTTCCAGGCCGGTACTGCCCGTTTGGTCGTGAGCCTCTGGGCCGTCGATGACGCCGCTACCAGTGTCCTCATGGAGGACCTCCACAAAGCCTACTGGGATCATGACCTCTCCGCCAGCGCAGCGCTTCGCGACGCCCAGCTCGGCCTTCTCGAGAGTGACAGATTCAACGCGCCCTTCTACTGGGCCGGGTTCGTTCAGCAGGGCCGGCTCGACTGA
- a CDS encoding acyl carrier protein yields MTTPNAEAILADITKVAQEHLQWKGALQPEMRLVEDLGLDSLRLLTLAVEIENRFRILLDDGDEAGIETVSDLIAIVQRKLASP; encoded by the coding sequence ATGACCACCCCCAACGCCGAGGCCATCCTCGCCGACATCACCAAAGTCGCCCAGGAACACCTGCAGTGGAAGGGCGCCCTCCAACCGGAAATGCGGCTGGTAGAAGACCTCGGCCTCGACTCGCTGCGCCTTCTCACCCTGGCGGTGGAGATCGAGAACCGCTTCCGCATCCTCCTCGACGACGGCGACGAGGCGGGCATCGAGACGGTGTCCGACCTGATCGCCATCGTGCAGCGTAAGCTGGCTTCGCCATGA
- a CDS encoding fatty acyl-AMP ligase, which translates to MSTLGQLLRRAADHPDSGLRFLDRRERANFVSWQEIHYRALGVAGRLESAGIAAGDRVAMIFPTGEAFFYGFFGILACGAVPVPLYPPVRLGRLQEYHLRTAGLISASGARLVLADPRVRRILGETIERARPALGCRTLDDLPTAPPRDEIATDRAEDLALVQFSSGTTVDPKPVALSHRAIRAQTEALNSFWPEGHHTGVSWLPLYHDMGLIGCVFPALERPATLTLLPPEAFVVRPVLWLRAISRYRATISPAPNFAYGLCLEKITDEEMDGVDLSCWQVALNGAEAVAPSVLRAFRERFARWGFQGTALTPVYGLSEAALAVTFSPLDQPFSSTTFDRDHLAQEGRAEAADAGLELPSLGRPLPGFELRILPVTAQDPATRAVPDGEIGKLWVRGPSLMSGYLGRPEATARALVDGWLDTGDLGFVRDGELYLTGRAKDLIVLRGRNYAPEEIEQSLQDLPGLRTGCAIAVGWLPEGQEREILALLVETAREATKEEIEGLPQRCSERVLGATGLKADRVVILEPGTLPRTTSGKLRRQEALQRYLADELTAPNPVTGLSMIGALARSSVAYARSRVSRPRAAEGGKG; encoded by the coding sequence ATGAGCACCCTCGGCCAGCTTCTGCGCCGCGCCGCCGACCACCCGGATTCCGGCCTGCGTTTCCTCGACCGCCGCGAGCGCGCCAACTTCGTCTCCTGGCAGGAGATTCACTACCGTGCCCTCGGCGTCGCCGGCCGGCTGGAGAGCGCCGGCATCGCCGCCGGCGACCGGGTAGCGATGATCTTCCCGACCGGCGAAGCCTTTTTCTACGGCTTCTTCGGCATCCTCGCCTGTGGCGCCGTGCCGGTACCGCTCTATCCGCCGGTGCGGCTCGGCCGCCTGCAGGAGTACCACCTGCGCACCGCCGGGCTGATCTCCGCCAGCGGGGCGCGCCTGGTGCTCGCCGATCCCCGGGTGCGGCGCATACTCGGCGAGACCATCGAGCGGGCTCGGCCTGCCCTCGGCTGCCGCACTCTCGACGACCTGCCGACGGCGCCGCCGCGGGATGAGATCGCCACCGATCGCGCCGAGGATCTCGCCCTGGTGCAGTTTTCCTCCGGCACCACCGTCGACCCCAAACCGGTCGCCCTCAGCCACCGCGCCATCCGAGCCCAAACCGAGGCCCTCAACTCCTTCTGGCCGGAGGGCCACCACACCGGCGTCAGCTGGCTGCCGCTCTACCACGACATGGGTTTGATCGGCTGTGTCTTCCCGGCCCTCGAGCGACCGGCCACCCTCACCCTGCTACCGCCGGAGGCCTTCGTGGTGCGACCGGTCCTGTGGCTGCGCGCCATTTCCCGCTATCGCGCCACCATCTCCCCGGCGCCCAACTTCGCCTACGGCCTGTGCCTGGAGAAGATCACCGACGAGGAGATGGACGGGGTCGATCTGTCGTGCTGGCAGGTGGCCCTCAACGGCGCCGAGGCGGTCGCCCCCAGCGTCCTGCGCGCCTTCCGCGAGCGCTTCGCCCGCTGGGGCTTCCAGGGCACCGCCTTGACCCCCGTCTACGGACTCTCGGAAGCCGCCCTGGCGGTGACCTTTTCGCCCCTCGATCAGCCCTTCTCGAGCACCACCTTCGATCGCGATCACCTCGCCCAGGAGGGCCGTGCCGAGGCCGCCGACGCCGGCCTCGAGCTGCCCTCCCTGGGTCGCCCCCTGCCGGGATTCGAGCTTCGCATCCTGCCGGTGACGGCCCAAGACCCCGCCACCCGCGCCGTCCCGGACGGTGAGATCGGCAAGCTGTGGGTGCGCGGTCCCTCCCTGATGAGCGGCTACCTCGGCCGCCCCGAGGCCACAGCCCGGGCCCTGGTCGACGGCTGGCTCGACACCGGCGATCTCGGCTTCGTCCGCGACGGCGAGCTCTACCTGACGGGCCGCGCCAAGGACCTCATCGTGCTGCGCGGTCGCAACTATGCGCCGGAGGAGATCGAGCAATCCCTGCAGGACCTGCCAGGCCTGCGCACCGGCTGCGCCATCGCCGTCGGTTGGCTGCCCGAAGGGCAAGAGCGCGAGATCCTCGCGCTGCTGGTGGAGACGGCCCGCGAAGCAACGAAGGAAGAGATCGAGGGTCTGCCGCAGCGCTGCTCCGAGCGGGTGCTCGGAGCCACCGGCCTCAAGGCCGATCGGGTGGTGATTCTCGAACCCGGCACTCTTCCCCGCACCACCTCTGGAAAGCTGCGCCGCCAGGAGGCCCTGCAGCGCTATCTCGCCGACGAGCTCACCGCCCCGAACCCGGTCACCGGCCTGAGCATGATCGGGGCCCTGGCCCGCTCCAGCGTCGCCTACGCGCGCTCCCGGGTGAGCCGACCCCGCGCCGCGGAAGGTGGCAAAGGATGA